In the genome of Urocitellus parryii isolate mUroPar1 chromosome 7, mUroPar1.hap1, whole genome shotgun sequence, the window CCTCCCCTGCGCACTGAGGAGTCTGAACGCTGGATAAGGGGCAGCAGCCGCTGGACCACGCACCTATTGGAAGAGGCCATTAGTTGCCATCCCTGCTCACTTCCACCCGCTCCCCACCCGCGCGAAGTCTAGGCTTCACCTGTCAGGGTCCAGCAGGAAGGCACGTGCGGCAGGCCGCTGGCTAAGGTTGGAGAGCAACGGCCCCAGGTAATGTAGGGGCGCGTGCGCGTTGTAGCCGCGCGTGCAGAGTGCACACACCAACCGCTCCAAGCTCGACTGCCCTGGCTCGACTGCTGCCAGTGCCGCCATCAGCGCGGCACACGGCGCAGGCTCGCGACTGAGGTTGGCCAGCGTGGCAGCCGCCTCTTCCGCCCAGGGCCACTGTGGGTCCAACGCACGACCCAACAGACGAGCCGGCAGCCCGGGGTCGGCTGCCAGAAGCGGCTCGTGCAGGCTGGGGTCCGCAGCCAAGTTCACAAGCGCGCGGGCGGCGTCGCGGGCTGGGGCAGGGGCCGGAGCCGCCGCCAGCTCACTCAGCGCCTGCAGCAGCGCCTGCTGCCCAGCCAGCAGCTGGCGGCCCGACTCCGCGCCGGTCAGCGCCAGCACGTGCTGCACTGCTGCGGCCTGCAGGTCCGCCCGCGCGCCAGGCGCCAGGAAGGGCAGCAGCTTCGCCGCCTCGGCTTCGGGGCAGACCTCCCACCTTCCCCGCACGTTGCCGCTGGACGCACCTGGGCTGGCTCTGCCCTCCCGCATGGCGATCGGCTCGGCCGCCCCAGCCGTAGCTGCGGGAGTCAGCCCCGGGCCGGGGCCGCAGCACCGCCCACCCCGGAAGCGGAAGTCGCGCGGCCAATCTGAGGCCGCGGCGCAGGGGGCGGGGCCAGGTAGGCGCGGGGCATGGTGGGTCGCGGGGCACCGGGGGCGTGCGGGTTACCCTGCAGGTCCGCTTAGGCCCAGCTACACCGCGACCTGCCGGTTCTCCTGGGACCTCGAGGGTGTCAGGGCTGGCACCGGGGTGGGACCGAGTCTGGTCAGGGGAGTGTGGCTCCGGGTCCGCCTGGAAGGAAGGCCTGCCGAGTCCTGCCGGCGGAGCCCGGTGCGGAGGGCCACCAGGAGGGCCACCTGGGAACCCGGGGCCGTGGGATGAGGCCTAAGGAGGCAGCCTTAGGGCATTTGTGGGAGGTGCAGACCCAGTGACGCGTTCACACCGAGCTAGGACTTAAGTGGCAACAGGAAGCGGCAGCACATCCGAAGGCTTGGTGAGACCCACGCTCCTAAAGGGGCTGCAGTGACGACAGGGTTAGGCTTCTGCGATCTGAAAttcctgttttctatttcatatcaCATTGATTTGTAGGATCCTTGTCTCTTATGTGTTCTGAACTGTTTTTAGTGTCAGTATTGTAGATAGCTCCTCCCTATGCTGCCTTTTTCATGTCTTAATGGtgtatttaaatgtgtttaaaacaatttggggggctgaggttgtagctcaatggtagagtgcttgcacgTGTGAGACAGTGGATTGGCTCCTCAGCACTACGTAAAAGTAAGTCAGATAAAGGTATTGGGCcaatccacaactaaaaaaaaaatcaaaataaaattttatattcagtacTACTATATATATTATGATTCTTGATGTTTAAATTTTCCCTACTTTCTCACACttgtatttaaaaagcatttcttgtttttatcatttaaaatgtgaaactcTAGTAGAGGGAGTCCACGATAGCCTTGGGAGTTCTTGTTTTAGTGTGTACAACTCTTTTATGAAAAAAGCAACTTCCAGGTGCTGGCTTCCTAGTGAGCACCAGAGTACTGCTGTGTCCAGAGCTGGGATGGGTGGCACTGGCTCAGGGTGATTCTGGTGCCTGGACAGTCAGAATAGCAGCCCCCAACATGTTCACTCTGCTGCTTCTCCTGCATTTTGTAGTATGGAACAGCAGCTCCCAGTTTCTGGTAGGATTTGCCTGGCACACTGTATAACCTGCTGCTCACCCAGGACTATTTGCTTTTTCAAGGATAAATTTGAAAGAGGCACCAAATTCAGCTTTTATGTAGATCCAGCCTAACTTATTTTAGAGACTAAATTGCCACAAGTATGAGAACATTCATGTAGATGTTTACCATCTTTGCTAAATTTCCTAATTATGTTAATTATGGATGTGAATACCTAAAGTTAATACTGATATGGTACAAGTATTTTTGTGGAAATGTATCTGGTTAgtgtgattatttaaaatattatgaaattgagaatactcaaaaaattaaaatatttactctttgtaaaaaaaaaaaatcttccaattcTTCATTCCTGGAACCTCTCAGCCTGCCTGGCCTAGGGAAGAGGTGCTACCTCACAGTCTCATAGCAAAAGCCCCTGCAGGCTTGCAGGCTTGGGGGTTATGGGTAAGGGATGGAAGACCAGTTCTAACCCTAAAGCCATTAAGAAGACAGGTGTAAGGTTGGAAGCTGAGAATTTACAAGAAAGGAAATCACTATGGAAGGATGTAAAAAGCTAGGGGAACTTCTCAAACAGTGCcaacggggctggggttgtggctcagcctagagcgctctcctagtgttgagagccacagtttagtcagaaagatgcctggcatttttgccagagggaatggttgaaaggtgaccctgctccgggattagggcagatcctgctgcctcggggcaaccgctactttggagttccccttgagttctcgcaGGGTTCGGAGAGAATTGGTGGGCAGAGCCCGTGGAGGCagtgtgttcccgggaagtgtgtgtagagttcgggaataaaggttgctgtttgaacctacaaggctgtgtggcagctcgattattttgtgcccagccagactgcggcagcctagcatgtgcaaggccctgggttcaatcccagcaccacataaaaataagtaaataaaataaaggtattgtatccaactacaattaaaatgttaaaaaaaaaaaaaaaaacagtgcaaaCAGCTAATGTGTGTGGAGACCCTCAGTGGTCCTGTCAGTGACCTGCCAAGCTAGCTTTGAAGGATGTGGGTGACTCTGAGATCCTGTACCCCATAGGTCAATGTCCATTTCCTGGGACTTCTATGTGGAAGGATCCAAAGGATGCTGCTGCCTTGTTACTTCCCAGGTAAAAGCCCAGGTGTATTCTCCCAGAATACAAGTAAGGAAAACCAGGTCCCAGCAGACTGCTGTTCGAACATGCAGACTCCTCCCCACACACAGATGTACCCACTTGGAAAGTCCCCTTCATATCTGGTCAGGGATATGACCCAGGGAATCATCTCTAATGTCAATCACTCATCTTAACATCCAGTATTTGACCAGGTTGACAGGCTCATCCCACCAGGAGTGCTGCTTCACCCCATGACCATATCCCAGATGTTGTCCCATCCCAGAGACCCCCAATTCTTGACATCACATGCCACCCATCACCAGCGAATTCAGACTACTGCCATGCCTTCCTGCCCACCCCCAAGCCCTGGAGAGACGGAGGTGGCATCTGTCCTCTTGCCAAAGCCTCTGGACTTTATTCCAGATGCAGGCCTATGCCAGGGAACACAGAAGACACAAGTGTTGTTGCAATTCAGCTTGGCGGGATTGAGACACAGGACCCACTGTGCCTGCCAGGTCAGCTGTAGCTGTCAGGATCCGCATCTTCGGGCAGAAAGTAGCGCTGCAGGGTGGGCTGCAGGAGCAACGGGGGCAGGGCACGAGGGGGTGCGGGCCAGCCTGGGGGGAAGGGCTGCAGCTCCACTCTCGGCAGGGGCAGCTTTAGCACCCGGATGGAACGGTCCAGTGAACGGGCACAGTGGGTGCTGAGATGTGACATCACACGGCCTGGGGGCAGGCAGGCCAATGAGACCACCAGCCAAGGCTGGGATGAGGAAAGGGTGTGGGACCAGGGACCAGTCTCCACCCTTGAGCCCACTCACCCTTCATTCTCATCCCAGAGCTCCGAGCCTTGGCTTCCTGCAGTCTAAGTATGGGGTAGTGCCTGGGAGAAGGAATCAGGTCAGACAGACCATGCTCAGCTGCCCATGCCGGCCAGGGGGCTCCCTTGCTGCACTCACCCTTGATCCCTGGGTGGCGCCACCACAGTGTTAGGCACAGGAGGGCGCGGGGATGCAGAGCGGGGTGGCTGTTCAGTTTCCTTCTGGATCAAACTCTCCTGCTCTACTTGATGCTGCTCGCAGAAGTAGTTGAGTGCATCGATGTAGTCCAGGTCCAGCATCTGCCAGTGCGACCAGTCAGTATTTTCCAGCGGCTGTGGCAGGCCATGTGGTGCAGTGGGCATGGAGGGCTCAGGCACCGAGCAGAAGCTCTTCAGTGTCTCTGAGAGCGACCGCCTGGTCTGCCCAGTGCAAAAGTGAGCCTGGGGCTCTGGGGCTCCAGCTTTAGATTCTGTGGGGGACACCACAAGCAAGGGAGGCTCCAGGACATGGAGGAGTGCCTGAGAGGCTTGCGGCCAGAAGATGCTCGAAGGAGCCCCTGAGACTGCTGAAGCCTGTGACTGGTCCTCCCTGGGAGGAAAGGAAGGCGGCCAGGTATCAGAGCCTTTGGGCAGCACCATTGACAACTGAGCTGTAGACGGCTGTAAAGTTTCCATCTGTAGAGGAAGTGGCCAGTCTAAGAAGCATCCTTGCTCCTTGGCAACTGAAATTCCCTTTTGCCTAATTCCCAGCCCCAGGGACAGGGTGCCCCACCCCTGAGCAGGAAGCCAAAGCAGGCATCCCTGTAGCCCAGGGGACCCCAGGGCTGCCTCTGGAGAAGCCCAGCTAGGCCATGTGCACCAGACCTTCAGCTGCTGGATCATGCCCTCCAGCTTCTGGCAGCAGTATAAGCGCAGCTTGGCCTTGGAATTAAGTTTGGAGCCCTGGACCCAGGTCATCATCTCCTTGAACAGGAAGCCCTCTGGGTCCCGGAGGCCCAGACCATTCAGCAGCTTCTTGAGCTCTGGCCTAGGACAAATGCATGTGGCTTATTCCAGCCTCCCCAGCTGGTAGGGAGGATGGGTCAGGAGTGTCACTTACCGGTCGGAAGCTGGAGAGTACAGGAAGTAGGACATGAGCTCTAGCACCACATCACGGGAATCCAGGGAGCAGGCCAGCAGCAGCTGCAGTGCCAGCATCACAAATTGCTTCTGAATGTGGTCCTGTGTACAGGTGGGGTCAATGGTTGGTGGGAGAAACACGGTGGGGGAGGAGGGTGTCAAGGAACTCACCTGGAGGCTGGGGGGGTTGTCCAAGTTGAGCAAGTGCAAGAGATGGCTCTGCAGCCGACTGTGGAGGTCACTGCTCACATCAGGCAGCAGTCTCAGCAGTGCATTTAGGATATGCACACGCTCTTCCCAGGTGGCCTCTGCCAGCAGGTCCACCAACATGGAGGCCAGGCCCTCCACTGTGCCCATCTCAGGGTAGGCCTACAGAACGGTATGCTGAGACCCTGCTCCCTATTTCACATTCAGGCAGGCTCCTTTCTCCCCACACCCCATCCCAGACTACGTTTCCCAGCTTCCCAGTGCCCCCCACACCTCCAGGGTGAAGATGGGGAACAGCTTTTTGAACCAGTTCTGGATGACGAAAGAGTGCAGGAACCTGGGCAGATGCCCATAGCGCTCTTCCCAGAGTGAATGCCCCTGGTGGTACTGGGAGCCAAAGTAGATTTTGGTCCTGGGGGCCTCATGGAAGCTCTGGGACTTGCCAATCAAGTCCATGGCGCTCTAGGGGAAGTGACAGCAACTTCAGCCCCACTTCTCTGGGTTTTGGGCACTGAGCCCACCCCGCCTGTGGCAGCCTGGGATGCAtaccccagcctctgcctcccagtAATCTAACTGTTGGTCAGAATACATCCTGGGTGAACTCAGAGAAGCTGAGATCCAGTCTATTTTcagttccttctcctcctcctcctcttcttcctcttccttctcagaCCTCCCATGAAGCCACTGCATCAGCCTACTGTGCCACTTGGACCACCTGTGGCGCTGTAGCCATAGGTCATCCAGGCTTGCATCTGGCTATAGAGGAGAGGGCACAAAAGGGGGCATCTGGCAGACGGTGGGGACAGTGGAGCCCTCCCTGAGccccccagctctgcctcttgcCTTGAGTCTGTTCTCAGTATAGGAGGGGAGCGTGGTCAGAGGTCTAAGATGGCCGATCTCTGTGGACGGCCACATCTGCTGAAGCACCACGGAGTTGGGCACACAGCCAGGGAAACTAATGGGTCGTGGGCAGTACTAGAGGCAGAGCACAGTAGGGTGGCTGAGAACTTGAAGCCATCCCAACTGGGACACCACCCTGGGTCACACCCATGATCATGTAGGGTCCCAAGACATGGGCCCAGTTCTGCCTGCCAGGCCTCCATCAGACTGGACAGGCAGCCCATGCTCTTAACATCCAGGTGAGGGGAAAGTCTGGGGTGCCGAAGGAGGAGTGGTCCATGGACACTGACCGGAAGATGAGGGAAATCTGGGGGACAGAAGGCCTTTGGAAAGCCCCAACCCCCACAGGTTCTTCTTGGCACTTGGTCTCAAACCCTGAAACAGGGAAGCCTGGGGCTAGGGGACAGGATAGAAAGGAAGTAACTAGAGAGAGCTCAGTGGAGAACTTGAGTCGATATGCCACAAAGCTGGAAGGACAAAATGGCATGCCTAGATAGGAGCCAGCCTGTCCTAAGCAAGGGGCTGGGCCTGCTGGGCACCCCCTGTGAGTAAGTGtgggatttaattttattttttttttaagaatttaaccttggggagctggggctgtagctcagtggcagagcacttgccttgcacatgtgaggtactgagtttgatcctcagtaccacatataagtaagtaaaaaagaaaaaaaaaaagaatttaactttggggttggagttgtggctcagtagtagagcacttgcctggcatgtgtgaggccctgggttcaaatctcagcattgcatataaataaatagaattaaggcccattgacaaaaatacaaaacaaatttttgaaaaaagaaaaagaatttaacctttatttttcatttgttttttatgtggtgctgaggatcgaacccagtgcctcacccatgctaggcaagcgctctgccactgagccacagccccagcccaagtatgGGATCTTGAAGGGCTAGCTCCCCTTGACTTTGCTCCCCTGAAAGGTGGGGACTCTGGTCTTGCAGGATAAAGCCCACTGGCGACCCACCTACAGAGTGCTCCCACTGAGGAGGGGGGTGTGCAGGAGATTCAGTGGCAGGGGATCTCTGGCTCAGACTCAGGCCTCGTAGGCAACAAGGTGCTCCTGCCCACAGACACCACTGCACCATAACTCCAGGAAAGGGGGGGGCAGGGCGGGGGACTCTGGAGCTGGCCTCTGAGCTACAGGTGGCCATGGCCCTTAGATCCAATTTGGACACAGAGGTTTGCAGCAAAGGGGAGATAGGGTACACAAGAAGAGTAACCCTGGAGGGGGGTGCCTCTCTGGGAACCCAGAAGGCCTCACCTTGTGGGACTGCACAGTGGCAGGAAAGAAGCCCTTGAGATTTGAGAGAGGATCCTTGGGCTGTTTCTGCAGCCAAAGTGGGACCTGGAGATGGGACAGAGACTCAAGAGTTGAGCACAGCCCCTAGAGCCCCTCAAGTACTGCTCTTGAGTAGGTGGCATCCCAGCTGCTAAGTTTACCTCACCTGTTCTGTGGGAGGGAGGACGGTGGGTCCAAGGCCATGGTCATCTCCTCTCTGAGCTGCTCCAACTGCATCTGCAGATCCAGACTGAGGCCCAAGTCACAGCTCAGGGAAGAGCAGGCCAGAAGCTGAGGCAGCCAAGGAGTCAGGGGGATTCAGCCATGATGTCAggaagggggtgggaggggaggcaggCCTCACCTTGGACACTTTGCTGTGGACCTtctggtggtgggtggatggggcAAGATCACTTGGGGGGGTGGGCAAAACGCTGGCCTGGGGCCCCTGGGGTCTGGGAGTGGAGAAGGGCTTTGGGTACTGTCTGGGCCTCACTGCTGATGGTAGCCTGCCCAAAGCAGGAGGCAGTTCTGGACAGGGTACACATGTCTTGTCTTGGAGCTCTCTTTCTGTGGTGAGGGTCATGACGCTCCCCTGCTGGGGCTCCCTTTTGAACTGCATGTCCTGAGACAGGTGGGAACAGTGGCAGTGTCAGGTCTGGGCTGAGAGGATCTgccagggtcagggcagaggctggaggatggcCTCACACCCACCAATAGTCCAGGGCCATAGATCAAACGTAGGTAATTGTCAAAGGCTTCCTGGCGCTGCTTCCAGGAGGGTGGGGGCCGGGCTGCTGGGATGACCTGTCCCAGCCTCAACTCCTGAAGGTCTTGGTCACGGGCCATTATGGCCTCCAAGTCCTGAGAGGTGGGGGTCAGAGGTCAGGTTTGCTTCCTTGGAAGCCATGTGCTGCCCACATAACCACAGGTGTCCAAGCCAGCCATAGGGACCAAGGGGCAATGGCCTGAGCCTGAGCAGGGACAGGGCTAGGCAGTGGGGTGGCAAGAAGGTCAGTATCCACCTCACCTCCTTCATCACTAGCTGCTGAGGTGTCGCTGACTGGCGACGGGTGGAGAGCAAGGCCGGGCTGCAGAAAGGGAAAAGCACAGGTGAGATATAGTCCAGTAGGACAGGGCAGAAAGCAGGACAAGGACCAGCCAGGAGAGGGAATGGCAGGGCGGGGATGGGTGTGGCAGCCTCTGAGCAGTCCAGGAGTCCTGAGTCCTCATGCAGGGGCCACACAGTCAGGCCCTGACCCCAGGGGCTAAATGGGAGTCTCAAGGACAGCTGAGACCTGCCAGCAGACCTGAGACTGAATGCCCCATGCAGGTTGGTGAGCCTCTGCATCTGGATGGAGGTCAGTGACTCGTGGCTGGTCAGTGGCAATGGAGGGTCATCCACCACATCAGGAGCCTTCTGGCACAGGTTCTGGGCAAGCAAGAGAAGCTTGGACCCCTGATCCTTAGGGTCTGTCCTCACGCAGCAGCCCCACTTTGCCCATCCTGACCTCGCTGCATACCTTGACTAGGTAGGCT includes:
- the Hgh1 gene encoding protein HGH1 homolog, with amino-acid sequence MREGRASPGASSGNVRGRWEVCPEAEAAKLLPFLAPGARADLQAAAVQHVLALTGAESGRQLLAGQQALLQALSELAAAPAPAPARDAARALVNLAADPSLHEPLLAADPGLPARLLGRALDPQWPWAEEAAATLANLSREPAPCAALMAALAAVEPGQSSLERLVCALCTRGYNAHAPLHYLGPLLSNLSQRPAARAFLLDPDRCVVQRLLPLIQRSDSSVRRGGVVGTLRNCCFEHRHHEWLLGPEVDILPFLLLPLAGPEDFSEEEMNRLPVDLQYLPPEKQREPDADIRKMLIEAIMLLTATAPGRQQVRDQGTYLILRELHSWEPEPDVRLACEKLIQVLIGDEPECGMENLLEVQVPEDVERQLQQLDREQQQLDQEQQQLDREQQQQDCEQQKLAQESRVEGTAPT
- the Wdr97 gene encoding LOW QUALITY PROTEIN: WD repeat-containing protein 97 (The sequence of the model RefSeq protein was modified relative to this genomic sequence to represent the inferred CDS: inserted 2 bases in 1 codon; deleted 2 bases in 1 codon; substituted 1 base at 1 genomic stop codon) translates to MEANMLDTSKPLSSEGDNLLLDSDLYDADGFDTPDPGLLSEKNELCSLEQSQVLQLFTSTQRWQNMPLCTRAHQLWLLIRTGLHNVVEKEKRAELRVARLTHGLEPLRRLEVPAGLRSVAQDPVGGHFVVLDGAGCLHLHKKDGWAQETLLAPVALTGLVAVLGPLGAVGRFVGWGPTGLAILRPDLSLLWLSQPEVGRVLGREPTCCLPVPNLGLLLVAEVGGSLALFKFRSGGRRLVLRGLPLQPPPGLAGTLKRLALGPGSTHQDTHCFAAYGSAVLTFDLQAWNLTDVRQSLHKTTISDLAYFEEAKAMVTSSQDSTVKVWEVNWQIRMVFVGHTGPVTAMVILPNTTRVSSASQDGTLRTWDLQAAAQVGEVALCSWGQDVLSARVSRLLAPAARGWPVLSLCASSVELWRLSELYSPLAQLPAPVLHLQVAPALPAPVNPSLPTRLVCACVDGSVYLVSAATGRTVSALLLEAEDCAVAVAYCLPREALWLLTRTGHLVRANAACCPMSVLHRVCPPPPPAPQPCCLHLYSHLTDPGSALACWEIVRQNEGDLRRSAMAWAWKNKNRYLPVIGHTDGTLSVLDWLSSKTVFHTEAHSPGPVTAIASTWNSIVSSGGDLTVKMWRVFPYAEESLSLLRTFSCCHPVVVLCALGKRITVGFEDPNSATYGLVQFGLGEGRRCDHRPQDDPMDHITGLCCCPTLKLYACSSLDCTIRIWTSENRLLRLLQLDGSPQALAFSSNSGDLVLAMGSRLCLVSHRLYLPTAYLVKNLCQKAPDVVDDPPLPLTSHESLTSIQMQRLTNLHGAFSLSPALLSTRRQSATPQQLVMKEDLEAIMARDQDLQELRLGQVIPAARPPPSWKQRQEAFDNYLRLIYGPGLLDMQFKREPQQGSVMTLTTERELRQDMCTLSRTASCFGQATISSEAQTVPKALLHSQTPGAPGQRFAHPPKXSCPIHPXHQKVHSKVSKLLACSSLSCDLGLSLDLQMQLEQLREEMTMALDPPSSHLQVPLWLQKQPKDPLSNLKGFFPATVQSHKYCPRPISFPGCVPNSVVLQQMWPSTEIDASLDDLWLQRHRWSKWHSRLMQWLHGRSEKEEEEEEEEEKELKIDWISASLSSPRMYSDQQLDYWEAEAGSAMDLIGKSQSFHEAPRTKIYFGSQYHQGHSLWEERYGHLPRFLHSFVIQNWFKKLFPIFTLEAYPEMGTVEGLASMLVDLLAEATWEERVHILNALLRLLPDVSSDLHSRLQSHLLHLLNLDNPPSLQDHIQKQFVMLALQLLLACSLDSRDVVLELMSYFLYSPASDRPELKKLLNGLGLRDPEGFLFKEMMTWVQGSKLNSKAKLRLYCCQKLEGMIQQLKGGPVTGFSSLRGSFEHLLAASLSGTPPCPGASLACGVPHRIPLENTDWSHWQMLDLDYIDALNYFCEQHQVEQESLIQKETEQPPRSASPRPPVPNTVVAPPRDQGHYPILRLQEAKARSSGMRMKGRVMSHLSTHCARSLDRSIRVLKLPLPRVELQPFPPGWPAPPRALPPLLLQPTLQRYFLPEDADPDSYS